In Podospora pseudoanserina strain CBS 124.78 chromosome 5, whole genome shotgun sequence, a single window of DNA contains:
- a CDS encoding hypothetical protein (COG:S; EggNog:ENOG503P05D), giving the protein MSHLEHDAAVVMGAEELSRLELLPAELVYSILSHLSPFDLVAVSATSRTLYTRASADHLWQALIQENVPGIQVRTPAPCRSFKALYRAHDPYWYLPKYKIWFADVNLTGRLIIVRYDPRRGCIEGYQLVAANRSRTFQPWEANRNVSIHHFDPVVQLHMDKTMIQLDAVDSADSLAFDSDSPAWARFNTINLRLVRSRTSSMEGNFSRSPSPASIAPPKPSRLLSERQMQNYTDSMYATIFHTRVLSSDEIAFCASPKFPYGFIWPPPAIPSGHRVFGTAAKLSSGQHFKPETRPSSRSDLSDKAFVIKTWLATRIPGRAVYNMSVIADPLTVSMRNLPLAVRGDDAVDDALDDDVSIRMQIGQELATYATLDPKLYTPTKEKPFRGIWVGDYSGHGCEFLLVTQPDDETPFDAESIQPREQESPDEFEKRKHDETVYRGPLEAVKLTGDPNVPRGEVTFRVADLGERGLVNICQYEPFEGVRIVKSQGHVGSTGFVNDSFIESQLLLISHDRLAQYWSEFGHVSFLQRVDIDGFLAPA; this is encoded by the coding sequence ATGAGCCATCTTGAACACGACGCCGCAGTAGTGATGGGAGCCGAAGAACTCTCCAGGCTGGAGCTGCTTCCCGCTGAGCTGGTATACAGCATCTTATCTCACCTTTCACCCTTTGACCTTGTCGCTGTCTCGGCGACATCACGCACCCTCTACACCCGTGCCAGTGCCGATCACCTCTGGCAAGCTCTGATTCAAGAAAACGTCCCTGGTATCCAAGTCAGGACTCCAGCACCATGCCGGAGCTTCAAAGCTCTCTACCGGGCCCATGATCCCTACTGGTACCTGCCAAAATACAAGATATGGTTCGCAGATGTCAACCTCACCGGCAGACTCATCATCGTCCGCTACGACCCCCGAAGGGGCTGCATCGAAGGCTACCAACTCGTCGCCGCAAACCGAAGTCGCACCTTTCAACCCTGGGAAGCCAACCGCAACGTCTCGATTCACCACTTTGACCCTGTCGTTCAACTTCACATGGACAAGACCATGATCCAGCTGGACGCCGTCGACTCTGCCGACTCTCTTGCCTTCGACTCGGACAGTCCGGCTTGGGCCCgtttcaacaccatcaacctccgcCTTGTCCGTTCTCGCACCTCCTCGATGGAAGGTAACTTCTCTcgctcaccctccccagcttcAATCGCTCCGCCTAAACCCTCACGTCTCCTCTCTGAGCGTCAAATGCAGAATTACACCGACTCGATGTATGCAACCATCTTCCACACCCGCGTCCTTTCCTCCGACGAGATCGCCTTCTGCGCCTCCCCCAAGTTTCCCTACGGCTTCATCTGGCCaccccccgccatcccctcgGGCCACCGCGTCTTCGGAACAGCCGCCAAGCTCTCCAGTGGACAGCACTTCAAACCAGAGacccgcccctcctcccgttcCGACCTCTCCGACAAGGCCTTTGTGATCAAGACATGGCTTGCCACGCGCATCCCCGGCCGAGCTGTTTACAATATGTCCGTCATCGCAGATCCGTTAACCGTAAGCATGAGGAACCTGCCCCTTGCCGTCCGGGGAGACGACGCCGTAGACGACGCCCTAGACGACGACGTCTCAATCCGGATGCAGATAGGGCAGGAACTCGCTACTTATGCCACACTGGACCCGAAACTGTACACCccgacaaaagaaaagccgTTTAGGGGGATCTGGGTAGGGGATTACTCGGGTCACGGGTGTGAATTTCTTCTTGTCACGCAACCAGATGATGAGACGCCTTTTGATGCCGAGAGTATCCAACCCCGTGAGCAAGAGTCACCCGACGAGTTTGAGAAGCGAAAACACGACGAAACTGTCTATCGTGGTCCGCTGGAGGCGGTTAAACTTACGGGTGACCCTAACGTTCCCCGAGGGGAGGTAACCTTTCGAGTTGCGGACCTAGGAGAAAGGGGGCTCGTCAATATCTGCCAATATGAACcgtttgagggggtgaggattGTGAAGAGCCAGGGACATGTGGGCTCGACGGGATTTGTCAATG